A stretch of the Ostrea edulis chromosome 9, xbOstEdul1.1, whole genome shotgun sequence genome encodes the following:
- the LOC125660231 gene encoding acetylcholine receptor subunit delta-like, which translates to MGMFSMKLQNYIFVFIIGVLSGISCEDYNDVLNLTNTLLQGYYKSIIPKRNQSETIKLEMEFSLKALNKFDVVDGQMTMVTAIALKWQDDLLSWDPQSNKNIHILNIPLSKIWSPNFYLLNCAEEFLIYKGDPDTKEVVFSSSGQARLFFMEVLTTTCTSNIAFYPNDLHLCKIYLSTLSSASKLRMGLAEVDIVDFETNGEWMLGEIKSEVEFLESKNIERVVITIALERRMMFHMINVVSPVVFLGLVNVIVFKLPVESGERISFAMTVLLSFAVYMTLIADKMPQTSNTTSVFCMYLMAMLTYSTLITFATTYSINRYHSRHNTKSKYVNKIQEAWISLKKTNPKKTTKTSVEELNLPPLDMVRKNSTMSQNVEISGEDKAERIEKIDRTFFGFFAVYFVVATSVLFVLVLSR; encoded by the coding sequence ATGGGaatgttttcaatgaaactGCAGAActacatatttgtttttatcattggTGTACTTTCAGGCATTTCTTGTGAAGATTACAATGATGTTCTGAATTTAACCAATACCTTACTTCAAGGATATTACAAATCTATTATTCCAAAGAGAAACCAAAGTGAAACAATCAAGCTAGAAATGGAATTTAGCCTAAAAGCTCTAAATAAGTTTGATGTTGTGGATGGACAAATGACAATGGTAACTGCCATAGCTTTAAAGTGGCAAGACGACCTTTTATCATGGGATCCACAATCTAacaaaaacatacatatattgAACATCCCATTGTCCAAAATCTGGTCACCAAATTTCTACCTATTGAACTGTGCTGAGGAATTTCTTATATATAAAGGGGATCCTGATACCAAAGAAGTGGTGTTCTCCAGCAGTGGACAAGCTCGGTTGTTTTTCATGGAGGTATTGACCACAACATGTACATCAAACATTGCTTTCTATCCTAACGACCTTCACCTCTGTAAAATATATCTGTCCACCTTATCGTCTGCTTCAAAACTTCGAATGGGACTCGCTGAAGTAGATATTGTGGACTTTGAGACCAACGGAGAATGGATGCTCGGGGAAATTAAATCTGAGGTAGAATTTTTGGAAAGTAAAAACATAGAGCGCGTTGTAATAACGATTGCTCTAGAAAGAAGAATGATGTTTCATATGATAAATGTCGTCTCTCCGGTTGTCTTTCTGGGCCTGGTCAACGTAATTGTTTTCAAACTGCCGGTAGAAAGCGGAGAACGTATATCTTTCGCAATGACTGTTCTTCTGAGTTTCGCTGTCTATATGACATTGATAGCGGATAAAATGCCACAGACCAGCAATACCACCTCCGTTTTCTGTATGTATTTGATGGCTATGCTCACGTACAGCACTCTTATAACGTTTGCTACTACGTATAGCATCAATCGCTATCACTCCAGACATAATACCAAGTCTAAATATGTCAACAAGATCCAGGAGGCTTGGATTTCGCTCAAGAAAACCAACCCGAAGAAAACGACAAAAACCTCTGTTGAAGAATTGAATTTACCCCCACTCGACATGGTTCGGAAAAACAGTACAATGAGCCAAAACGTGGAAATATCTGGTGAGGACAAGGCAGAAAGAATAGAGAAGATTGACAGAACTTTTTTCGGATTCTTTGCGGTTTATTTTGTCGTTGCAACCTCTGTGCTATTTGTACTGGTTTTATCCCGATAA